In a genomic window of Geothermobacter hydrogeniphilus:
- the bioD gene encoding dethiobiotin synthase: MLAAAERRGIFITGTDTGVGKTLVAAGLARFLTERGLRVGVCKPVESGVANPADLGPDAGLLKWAAGSSETDDLISPYRLSAPLSPDQAAKLENRRIDFNKIAEAVDSTATKCDFMIIEGAGGLMAPLAGGLLVADLVKQLGFPLLVVARTELGTINHTLLTTFAARTMEIPTTGIILCGMPETPDQAQQNAPHALASLASCGVLASLPAVDGSERQKVQSLAETLASSPTLPWLLSALNLTRRLSDYP, translated from the coding sequence TTGCTGGCTGCTGCTGAACGGCGGGGCATTTTCATCACCGGCACCGATACCGGTGTCGGCAAAACCCTGGTGGCGGCCGGGCTGGCCCGTTTCCTGACCGAACGGGGGTTGCGCGTGGGGGTCTGCAAACCGGTTGAATCCGGCGTCGCCAATCCCGCCGACCTCGGCCCTGATGCCGGCCTGTTGAAGTGGGCCGCCGGCAGTTCTGAAACCGATGACCTCATTTCCCCCTACCGTCTCTCCGCTCCCCTGTCACCGGACCAGGCGGCGAAGCTGGAAAACCGTAGAATTGACTTCAACAAAATAGCAGAAGCTGTTGATTCTACAGCTACAAAATGCGACTTTATGATCATTGAAGGGGCCGGCGGCCTGATGGCCCCCCTGGCCGGTGGCCTGCTGGTCGCCGACCTGGTGAAGCAACTCGGCTTCCCGTTGCTGGTGGTCGCCCGCACCGAACTCGGCACCATCAACCATACCCTGCTGACGACCTTTGCCGCCCGTACCATGGAGATTCCGACAACCGGCATCATCCTCTGCGGCATGCCCGAAACTCCCGATCAGGCGCAACAGAACGCGCCTCACGCCCTCGCTTCCCTGGCTTCCTGCGGGGTACTGGCCAGCCTCCCCGCGGTTGACGGCAGTGAACGGCAGAAGGTTCAATCACTGGCGGAGACCCTGGCATCAAGCCCGACTCTGCCCTGGCTGCTCAGCGCCCTCAACCTCACCAGGAGGTTGTCGGATTATCCATGA
- the bioB gene encoding biotin synthase BioB, whose amino-acid sequence MNINNWWKLAERCKDGECPTEEEALGILSARGAELSAIFAGAHWLRESHFGNRAELCSIINAKSGRCPENCAFCAQSAHHQTNTPVYELKPVSEILAGARQAEREGSHCYGIVTSGTRISPGREMEQILTALRRIREETRIAPSASLGILDRETADMLAAAGCVTYHHNLETARSYFPQICTSHDYEDDVQTVRVAKDAGMKVCCGGIFGLGESLSQRVELGLTLRELEVDSIPINFLNPIEGTPLAGRRQLSPMDCLRIIALFRYLMPDRTISVCGGREPNLREYQSWIFMAGASGTMVGNYLTTSGRNREIDLQMFQDGEMEIAGCC is encoded by the coding sequence GGAAACTGGCCGAACGTTGCAAGGATGGAGAATGCCCGACCGAGGAAGAAGCCCTGGGCATACTCTCCGCCCGGGGAGCCGAACTGAGCGCAATTTTTGCCGGTGCCCACTGGTTGCGGGAAAGTCATTTCGGCAATCGCGCTGAACTTTGCTCAATCATCAATGCCAAGTCCGGTCGCTGCCCGGAGAACTGCGCGTTCTGCGCCCAGTCCGCCCACCACCAGACAAACACCCCGGTCTACGAGTTGAAACCGGTCTCCGAAATTCTTGCCGGGGCACGACAGGCGGAGCGTGAAGGGTCCCACTGCTATGGCATCGTCACCTCGGGAACGCGTATTTCACCCGGTCGGGAGATGGAGCAGATCCTCACCGCATTGCGGCGCATCCGTGAAGAGACCCGTATCGCACCCTCGGCGTCGCTGGGGATTCTTGACCGGGAAACAGCGGACATGCTGGCTGCAGCCGGGTGTGTCACGTATCATCACAATCTCGAAACCGCCCGCAGCTACTTTCCACAAATCTGCACCAGCCACGATTATGAAGACGACGTCCAGACCGTGCGAGTGGCAAAGGACGCCGGAATGAAAGTCTGTTGCGGGGGGATTTTCGGACTGGGCGAGTCGCTGTCGCAGCGCGTTGAACTCGGACTCACCTTGCGCGAACTTGAGGTCGACTCGATCCCCATCAACTTCCTCAATCCGATTGAGGGGACGCCGCTGGCCGGCAGGCGCCAGCTCTCACCGATGGACTGTCTGCGGATTATTGCCCTGTTCCGCTACCTGATGCCCGACCGGACCATCAGTGTATGTGGTGGACGGGAACCCAATCTTCGCGAGTACCAGTCCTGGATTTTTATGGCCGGAGCCAGCGGCACCATGGTCGGCAACTACCTGACCACCAGCGGCCGCAACCGTGAAATTGACCTGCAGATGTTTCAGGACGGGGAGATGGAAATTGCTGGCTGCTGCTGA